One Roseofilum casamattae BLCC-M143 genomic region harbors:
- the lpxA gene encoding acyl-ACP--UDP-N-acetylglucosamine O-acyltransferase produces the protein MMTLIHPTAVVHPGATIHPTVQIGPYAVIGEHVKIGAGTTVGAHAILDGWTEIGERNQIYPGAAVGLAPQDLKYDGGRSWVKIGNDNCLREYVTVNRATGLDEATVIGNNNLLMAYVHVAHNCIIENRAIIANYVAFAGHVYVESGARVSGVLGVHQFVRIGRMAMVGGMSRIDRDVPPYMTVEGNPARVRSLNAIGLKRAGLTSEDLSILKKAFRMLYRSPMTFREAVEALETLPATEQLAHLQGFVQGSIGDRDRRGLIPGTKKGNSQ, from the coding sequence ATGATGACGCTGATTCATCCAACGGCTGTAGTTCACCCAGGCGCAACAATCCATCCTACTGTGCAAATTGGCCCCTATGCTGTCATTGGAGAGCATGTGAAAATCGGAGCCGGGACGACGGTGGGCGCCCATGCGATACTGGACGGATGGACGGAGATTGGAGAGCGCAATCAAATTTATCCAGGGGCGGCTGTTGGCTTAGCTCCGCAAGATCTCAAGTACGATGGCGGACGCAGTTGGGTCAAGATTGGTAATGATAATTGTTTGCGCGAATACGTGACGGTGAACCGAGCGACGGGGTTGGATGAAGCTACGGTCATTGGTAATAATAATTTGCTGATGGCTTACGTTCATGTGGCGCATAATTGCATAATTGAAAATCGCGCGATTATTGCCAATTATGTGGCGTTTGCCGGTCATGTTTATGTGGAGTCTGGGGCCCGAGTGAGCGGGGTGTTGGGCGTTCATCAGTTCGTCCGTATCGGCCGTATGGCTATGGTTGGCGGTATGAGTCGGATCGATCGCGATGTTCCTCCTTATATGACGGTAGAGGGAAATCCGGCGCGGGTGCGATCGCTCAATGCCATTGGCTTGAAACGAGCGGGCTTAACGTCAGAGGATTTGAGTATTCTGAAGAAGGCGTTTCGGATGCTCTATCGATCGCCTATGACGTTTCGAGAAGCTGTAGAAGCTCTCGAGACGCTGCCAGCAACCGAGCAGCTCGCTCATTTACAAGGATTCGTGCAAGGCTCCATTGGCGATCGCGATCGGCGCGGCTTAATTCCCGGAACGAAGAAAGGCAATAGTCAATAA
- the fabZ gene encoding 3-hydroxyacyl-ACP dehydratase FabZ: MSTVTESTSETTSPAAQTPILTVEQIHQLLPHRYPLALVDRIIAYEPGKKAVAIKNITFNEPQFQGHFPQRPIMPGVLMVEAMAQVGGVVVVQMPEFSGGLFVFAGMDKVKFRRLVVPGDQLIITSEVTKTRPKMGFAQIHSKAEVNGELAVEGELKFSILSEEQ; this comes from the coding sequence ATGTCTACCGTCACTGAGAGTACTTCCGAAACCACCTCCCCAGCAGCGCAAACGCCCATTTTAACTGTCGAACAAATTCATCAGCTTCTACCCCACCGCTATCCTTTGGCTCTGGTAGACCGGATTATTGCTTACGAACCGGGAAAAAAAGCTGTCGCGATTAAGAACATCACGTTTAACGAACCTCAGTTTCAGGGACATTTTCCCCAGCGGCCGATTATGCCGGGTGTATTAATGGTAGAAGCTATGGCCCAGGTTGGGGGAGTGGTTGTGGTGCAAATGCCGGAGTTTTCTGGGGGCTTGTTTGTTTTTGCAGGCATGGATAAAGTGAAGTTCCGTCGGTTAGTGGTTCCCGGAGACCAGTTGATTATTACGTCCGAGGTGACGAAAACTCGACCGAAGATGGGGTTTGCTCAGATTCATAGTAAAGCTGAGGTCAATGGAGAATTAGCTGTGGAAGGAGAGCTGAAGTTTTCTATTCTCTCAGAAGAACAATAA
- the lpxC gene encoding UDP-3-O-acyl-N-acetylglucosamine deacetylase: protein MSARRSKLESQPAFQRSGVGLHSGIATQVSVYPAQPGTGRSFVRVDLPDTPIIPATIAAVKSTTLSTELSANNASARTVEHLLASLMAMGVQDARIEIDGPEVPLLDGSAALWVEAISSSGLSATGQLPLSQRSITEPVWVYHNDAFVAALPSEHLRFTYGIEFDLEAIGQQWYSWQPESQPFATEVAPARTFGLAHQIEYLRSQGLIKGGSLDNALVCGPEGWLNPPLRFANEPARHKLLDLVGDLSLLGVPPVAHYLAFKASHNLHVQLAQKITQIITPT from the coding sequence ATGAGCGCGAGGCGATCGAAACTCGAATCGCAACCCGCTTTCCAACGCTCTGGCGTCGGTCTCCATAGCGGGATTGCCACCCAAGTCAGCGTTTATCCAGCGCAACCGGGAACCGGGCGATCGTTCGTCCGAGTAGATTTACCCGATACTCCAATAATTCCCGCCACTATTGCAGCGGTGAAATCTACCACGCTTTCTACCGAACTCAGCGCCAATAATGCCAGCGCGCGTACGGTGGAACACCTGCTCGCCTCCCTTATGGCCATGGGAGTGCAAGACGCGCGCATCGAAATCGACGGGCCGGAAGTCCCGCTGCTCGATGGTTCGGCAGCTCTGTGGGTTGAAGCCATTTCCAGCAGCGGCTTATCGGCCACCGGACAACTGCCGCTTTCCCAGCGGAGCATTACCGAACCGGTTTGGGTTTACCACAACGATGCTTTTGTTGCTGCCTTACCCTCAGAACACCTGCGCTTTACCTATGGCATTGAGTTCGATCTCGAAGCCATCGGCCAGCAGTGGTACAGTTGGCAACCCGAATCCCAACCGTTTGCAACTGAAGTGGCTCCGGCGCGCACCTTTGGTCTGGCTCATCAAATTGAATACCTGCGATCGCAGGGGTTAATCAAAGGTGGTAGTCTGGATAATGCCCTCGTTTGCGGCCCTGAAGGTTGGCTCAATCCTCCCTTACGCTTTGCCAACGAACCCGCCCGTCATAAACTCTTAGACTTGGTGGGCGACCTGAGTTTGCTCGGAGTGCCTCCAGTTGCTCATTACTTGGCATTTAAGGCCAGCCATAACCTTCACGTCCAACTGGCACAAAAAATAACCCAGATAATTACCCCGACTTAA
- a CDS encoding BamA/TamA family outer membrane protein, translated as MRLSPVLLTLLTTSATLSFVDPAQSQELESSSEQLEASSATVAEGIALRLRSGQGNGVPETLAFTPFSAPELETTENAETLAFTTLPQPESLEENGETLAFTPFSAPELETTENAETLAFTTLPQPESLEENRETLAFTPFSAPKLETSEKVETLAFTTLPQPESLEENGETLAFTPFSAPELETSEKVETLAFTTLPQPESLEENRETLAFTPFSAPELETSEKVETLAFTTLPQPESLEENRETLAFTSFSAPELETSETAEILAFTTPSQLQSLGKNEALQLTQLPQPSAPANTPAEPEPRVLVAEVVVVGVEGDLRNRVFDVLTTQAGRTTTRSRLQEDIDSIFATGFFSNVRATPEDTPLGVRVTFAVTPNPVLQQVAINANPGTDIPSVVPQETIDEIFGDQYGKTLNLRRLQVSIQDLNKWYQDNGYILAQTIDAPDVSDDGVVTLVVPEGVIEGFDVVYLNRDGQDTEEDGSPVQGQTREFIITRQLTLKPGDIFNRDRVQADLQRLFALGIFQDVNVTLNPGSDPTKVVVVLNVQEQNTGSIAAGGGISSSSGLFGSLSYQETNFGGNNQTLRTELQLGTRDFLFDVSFTDPWIGGDPKRTSYTVNGFRRRSISLVYDGDDDEIRLENGDRPRILRTGGGIRFSRPLGEDVLNPDWVASLGLQYQHIAVRDADGEVTSRDEDNQRLSFNRGGIDDLFMLQFGMVRDRRNSPTQPTNGSVTRFSFEQGIPFLGLTVSRLRGSYSFYKPVKFTNFEEGPQALAFQFRAGTTLGELPPYEAFILGGLESVRGFGEGELGSGRHFLEGTVEYRFPVFKLVGGVLFVDAATDLGSGSSVIGNPSGRRKLPGSGASIGLGVRVNSPLGPIRVDYGVTTDGDNQVHFGIGEKF; from the coding sequence ATGCGCTTGTCTCCCGTCTTGCTGACTTTACTGACAACTTCAGCGACTCTGAGCTTTGTCGATCCAGCTCAAAGTCAAGAATTAGAGTCATCTTCAGAACAATTAGAGGCCTCTTCTGCAACAGTGGCAGAGGGAATAGCCCTTCGGCTCCGCTCGGGGCAAGGGAATGGGGTTCCAGAAACTCTCGCCTTCACTCCTTTCTCGGCTCCCGAGTTAGAAACAACAGAGAATGCAGAAACTCTTGCCTTTACTACTCTTCCTCAACCTGAGTCCTTAGAGGAAAATGGAGAAACTCTCGCCTTTACTCCTTTCTCGGCTCCCGAGTTAGAAACAACAGAGAATGCAGAAACTCTTGCCTTTACTACTCTTCCTCAACCTGAGTCCTTAGAGGAAAACAGAGAAACTCTTGCCTTTACTCCTTTCTCGGCTCCCAAGTTAGAAACAAGCGAGAAAGTAGAAACTCTGGCGTTTACTACCCTGCCGCAACCGGAGTCCTTAGAGGAAAATGGAGAAACTCTCGCCTTTACTCCTTTCTCGGCTCCCGAGTTAGAAACAAGCGAGAAAGTAGAAACTCTGGCGTTTACTACCCTGCCGCAACCGGAGTCCTTAGAGGAAAATAGAGAAACTCTCGCCTTTACTCCTTTCTCGGCTCCCGAGTTAGAAACAAGCGAGAAAGTAGAAACTCTGGCGTTTACTACCCTGCCGCAACCGGAGTCCTTAGAGGAAAATAGAGAAACTCTCGCCTTTACTTCTTTCTCGGCTCCCGAGTTAGAAACAAGCGAGACAGCAGAAATTCTTGCCTTTACTACTCCGTCTCAACTCCAATCTCTCGGTAAGAACGAGGCACTACAACTCACCCAGCTTCCCCAACCTAGCGCTCCGGCAAATACGCCCGCAGAACCAGAACCGAGAGTATTAGTTGCCGAAGTTGTCGTCGTTGGTGTCGAAGGCGATCTGAGAAACCGAGTCTTCGATGTCTTGACTACGCAAGCGGGACGAACCACCACGCGATCGCGATTGCAAGAAGATATTGACTCTATCTTTGCCACCGGATTCTTCTCCAACGTCCGCGCCACCCCAGAAGACACCCCATTAGGAGTTCGCGTTACCTTTGCCGTAACGCCCAACCCCGTCCTGCAACAAGTGGCCATTAATGCTAATCCAGGAACCGATATCCCTTCTGTCGTTCCCCAAGAAACCATTGATGAAATTTTCGGCGACCAATATGGCAAAACGCTTAACCTGCGCCGCCTGCAAGTTAGTATCCAAGATTTGAACAAATGGTATCAAGACAATGGTTATATTCTGGCGCAAACGATCGATGCTCCAGATGTCAGCGATGATGGCGTAGTTACCTTGGTGGTTCCGGAAGGGGTAATCGAAGGATTTGATGTGGTTTATCTCAACCGGGACGGACAAGATACGGAAGAAGATGGCTCGCCAGTCCAAGGACAAACCCGCGAGTTTATTATCACTCGTCAGCTCACCCTGAAGCCGGGAGATATCTTTAACCGAGATCGCGTGCAAGCGGATCTGCAACGACTGTTTGCGTTGGGGATTTTCCAGGACGTAAACGTCACCCTTAATCCGGGAAGCGATCCCACTAAGGTCGTAGTCGTGCTAAACGTGCAGGAGCAAAATACCGGATCGATCGCCGCTGGGGGCGGTATTAGCTCCTCGAGCGGACTCTTTGGTTCTCTCAGCTACCAAGAGACCAACTTCGGCGGAAATAACCAAACCCTGCGTACCGAGCTGCAACTGGGAACTCGGGATTTCCTCTTCGACGTGAGCTTTACCGATCCCTGGATTGGTGGGGATCCCAAGCGCACCTCCTATACCGTAAATGGGTTCAGACGGCGATCGATCTCCCTGGTTTACGATGGCGATGACGATGAGATTCGCTTAGAAAATGGCGATCGCCCGCGCATCCTGAGAACCGGTGGCGGGATTCGCTTCTCCCGTCCTCTCGGCGAAGACGTGCTCAATCCTGATTGGGTGGCTTCTCTCGGATTGCAATATCAACATATCGCCGTTCGCGATGCCGATGGTGAAGTCACCTCCAGAGACGAAGACAATCAACGTCTCTCCTTTAACCGAGGCGGAATCGACGACCTATTCATGCTCCAGTTTGGCATGGTGCGCGATCGCCGCAACAGCCCCACCCAACCCACCAACGGCTCCGTTACCCGCTTCAGCTTCGAGCAAGGGATTCCGTTTCTCGGACTCACCGTCAGCCGCCTGCGAGGCAGCTATAGCTTCTACAAACCCGTCAAGTTCACCAACTTTGAGGAAGGCCCCCAAGCCCTCGCATTTCAATTTAGAGCCGGCACAACCCTGGGAGAACTCCCCCCCTACGAAGCCTTCATTCTCGGCGGTCTCGAGTCCGTCAGGGGCTTTGGAGAAGGGGAACTGGGCAGCGGTCGCCACTTCCTGGAAGGAACTGTAGAATATCGCTTCCCCGTCTTCAAACTGGTGGGAGGTGTCTTATTTGTCGATGCAGCAACCGACTTGGGATCGGGGAGTTCGGTGATTGGCAACCCTTCCGGACGGCGCAAGCTACCGGGTTCGGGAGCCTCCATTGGTTTAGGCGTACGGGTAAACAGTCCTCTCGGTCCCATTCGGGTAGACTACGGGGTGACCACGGATGGCGATAACCAAGTTCACTTTGGCATTGGGGAGAAATTCTAA
- the purC gene encoding phosphoribosylaminoimidazolesuccinocarboxamide synthase, protein MTERTQLTQLYEGKAKIVYQTDDRDILLAYFKDDATAFNAQKRGTIAGKGEINCAIAAHLFQMLEKQGIPTHYIDSPSPTEMRIKAVTIVPIEVIVRNIAAGSLCKQTGLELGRKIDPPLVEYCYKNDDLGDPLLTRDRLLLLELATPEDLDRIRQMSIEINQHLTTFFDECGITLVDFKLEFGRDRQGEIILADEISPDTCRLWKQGETDPQKRILDKDRFRQDLGNVESGYQQVLERVLDH, encoded by the coding sequence ATGACCGAGCGCACCCAACTGACTCAACTGTATGAAGGTAAAGCCAAAATTGTTTATCAAACCGACGATCGCGATATTCTTTTGGCCTATTTCAAAGATGATGCCACTGCCTTTAACGCACAAAAACGAGGCACGATCGCCGGCAAAGGAGAAATCAACTGCGCCATCGCCGCTCATTTGTTTCAAATGCTAGAAAAGCAGGGAATTCCCACTCACTATATCGATTCTCCATCTCCTACGGAAATGAGAATCAAAGCGGTAACGATCGTTCCCATTGAGGTCATTGTCCGTAATATTGCTGCGGGCAGTTTATGCAAGCAAACGGGTTTAGAACTCGGGCGCAAAATCGATCCTCCTTTGGTGGAATACTGCTATAAAAATGACGATTTAGGCGATCCGCTGCTGACTCGCGATCGCCTCTTGCTCCTGGAACTGGCAACTCCAGAAGATCTCGATCGCATTCGACAGATGTCTATTGAGATTAACCAACATCTGACGACCTTCTTTGACGAGTGCGGCATTACCCTAGTTGATTTTAAACTAGAATTCGGTCGCGATCGCCAAGGTGAGATTATCCTCGCCGACGAGATTAGCCCCGACACCTGTCGCCTCTGGAAGCAAGGCGAAACCGATCCGCAAAAGCGCATCCTGGACAAAGACAGGTTTCGCCAAGACCTCGGCAATGTAGAATCCGGCTATCAGCAAGTGCTCGAGCGCGTTTTAGACCACTAA
- a CDS encoding Uma2 family endonuclease has translation MTSSTIQRVQWTNEDLEGFPEDGNRYEIIEGELFVTRAPHWDHQKVSGILYKELLLWSGHSGLGEPSLCPGLVFSESNSAIPDVVWISNERLVQLLDDSGHLTGAPELVVEVLSRSESDRKRDRKTKLKLYSVQGVREYWIVDYQQKQIEIYRRNSGLLEKALTLLESDRLTSPLLPEFSCSVQTLFQ, from the coding sequence ATGACTTCGTCAACCATTCAACGAGTCCAATGGACAAATGAAGATTTAGAAGGATTTCCAGAAGACGGCAACCGTTATGAAATTATTGAAGGGGAGTTATTCGTGACTCGAGCACCACATTGGGATCATCAGAAAGTTTCTGGAATTCTTTACAAAGAATTACTGCTCTGGTCGGGACATAGTGGTTTAGGCGAACCCTCGTTATGTCCTGGACTCGTATTTTCCGAGAGCAATAGCGCGATTCCCGATGTGGTTTGGATCTCGAACGAACGCCTCGTGCAACTGTTGGATGATTCGGGGCATTTAACCGGCGCGCCGGAATTAGTGGTGGAAGTCTTATCTCGTTCGGAAAGCGATCGCAAACGAGACCGAAAAACCAAGCTAAAACTTTATTCCGTCCAAGGCGTACGAGAATATTGGATTGTCGATTACCAGCAAAAACAAATTGAAATCTATCGACGGAATTCCGGACTATTAGAAAAAGCATTAACCTTATTAGAAAGCGATCGCCTCACTAGCCCGCTGCTGCCCGAGTTTAGTTGCTCGGTGCAAACCTTGTTTCAATAA
- a CDS encoding CPBP family intramembrane glutamic endopeptidase produces MIEEVPFNEDSPSNGEHQYLPLFSEEDGISLEDGIQCLEESIQCLEDGIQYLEDNENFGLFLGIILTICLSAPPLNAILHRLFPMYDVYSMVFGWIYLLALLVPVLWLVWRFELNWQELGITTQNLRKSLIEGLTLGVAGIGCVLALAYCIESVAPSRQWFSRLSHIPITLSIVTYFAHSGIQEFITRGVLQSSLQRCFSDERGFYSIALASAIFGLFHIHFGLFAVAISFVASIFFGWVYLRTYNLVGVTVVHYLLGYIFLSTQAL; encoded by the coding sequence ATGATTGAGGAAGTGCCTTTCAATGAGGATTCCCCAAGCAATGGAGAGCATCAATACTTACCTCTTTTTAGCGAAGAGGATGGCATTAGTCTAGAAGACGGAATTCAGTGCTTAGAAGAAAGTATTCAGTGTTTAGAAGATGGAATCCAATATCTGGAAGACAATGAAAATTTCGGACTGTTTCTCGGAATAATTTTAACCATTTGTTTGAGCGCACCTCCTCTCAATGCCATCTTACATCGGTTGTTCCCCATGTACGATGTGTATTCCATGGTCTTTGGTTGGATTTATCTTCTGGCGTTGCTCGTTCCAGTGCTATGGTTAGTCTGGCGGTTTGAACTCAATTGGCAGGAGTTAGGCATCACCACGCAAAACTTGCGCAAATCCCTGATTGAAGGCTTAACCCTCGGCGTTGCCGGAATTGGATGCGTACTCGCCCTCGCTTATTGTATCGAATCAGTAGCGCCATCTCGGCAATGGTTTTCTCGGCTTTCGCATATTCCCATTACCCTATCAATTGTCACCTATTTCGCCCATAGCGGTATCCAAGAATTTATTACCCGTGGAGTATTGCAATCATCCTTGCAACGATGCTTTTCTGACGAACGAGGATTTTATTCCATTGCTCTAGCATCTGCCATCTTTGGACTCTTCCACATCCACTTTGGTTTATTTGCCGTTGCCATTTCCTTTGTGGCGAGCATATTCTTTGGCTGGGTTTACCTAAGAACCTATAATTTAGTCGGAGTTACGGTAGTTCACTATCTGCTCGGTTATATTTTTCTCAGTACGCAAGCCCTATGA
- the hetL gene encoding heterocyst differentiation pentapeptide repeat protein HetL — MKLAELLHNYSRGDRQFPQIDLKDLELVDLDLSHADFSQADFRQARLGKSQFVQAKFCNANLSEALLWGTNLIEANLAEAILRDSDFSGAKLDRAQLTHSYGIKASFCGASLREANLANSLLCWADFRPTFEHPTNLEGAQLSQADLSYANLSQTLLYGANLEGATLARANLSLGRKLRGVQTDLRHASLRNADLSYADLTGAMLQGADLTGADLTGTILTNAELENTKL; from the coding sequence ATGAAACTAGCCGAACTACTACACAATTATAGTCGAGGCGATCGCCAATTTCCTCAAATCGACCTAAAAGATCTCGAATTAGTCGATTTAGACTTATCTCATGCAGACTTTTCGCAAGCAGATTTCCGCCAAGCTCGCTTAGGAAAAAGTCAGTTCGTGCAAGCCAAGTTTTGCAATGCTAACTTAAGCGAAGCCTTACTCTGGGGAACGAATTTAATCGAAGCCAATTTAGCCGAAGCCATCTTGCGAGATAGCGACTTTAGTGGAGCAAAATTAGACCGCGCGCAGTTAACCCATAGTTATGGTATCAAAGCCAGTTTTTGCGGCGCATCTTTACGAGAAGCAAACTTAGCCAACTCCTTACTCTGTTGGGCAGACTTTCGCCCCACCTTCGAGCATCCAACTAACTTAGAAGGCGCTCAATTATCCCAAGCCGATTTAAGCTATGCCAACCTGAGCCAAACTCTACTCTATGGCGCAAACTTAGAGGGTGCAACTTTAGCACGAGCCAACCTCAGTTTAGGACGAAAACTGCGCGGAGTACAAACAGACTTGCGTCATGCGAGTTTGCGCAATGCCGATCTCAGTTATGCTGACTTAACCGGAGCCATGCTGCAAGGAGCCGATCTAACCGGAGCCGACTTAACCGGAACAATTCTCACCAATGCAGAACTAGAAAACACTAAACTCTAA
- a CDS encoding carbohydrate ABC transporter permease, producing MISRCWKERNLTKLTPYLFLAPALFILGLTVFWPALQAIYFSLFEYDLITRQTQWIGLENFQRLWGDRLFWQTLQNTLLYLAGVVPLLVVLPLGLAILVNQKLKGMNLFRAAFYTPVIISMVVAGIAWRWLYAENGLFNQVLTYLNLPTIPWLTSPDWAIFSVMVVTIWKGLGYYMVIYLAGLQSIPNDLYEAAAIDGSDGMMKHWDITLPLMKPYLFLVSVISAIAATKVFEEVYVMTQGGPRNSSKTLVYYVYEQAFQRLEISYACTIGLVLFLGIMGLSILNLMSDRAVR from the coding sequence ATGATATCTAGGTGTTGGAAAGAGCGGAATTTAACCAAACTTACACCCTATTTGTTTCTCGCTCCTGCCTTATTCATTTTAGGGTTAACGGTATTTTGGCCGGCTCTGCAAGCGATTTATTTCAGCTTATTTGAATACGACCTGATTACCCGACAAACTCAATGGATTGGGTTGGAAAATTTTCAGCGACTTTGGGGCGATCGCTTATTTTGGCAAACCTTACAAAATACTCTCCTTTATCTCGCGGGAGTGGTTCCCTTACTGGTTGTTCTGCCCTTGGGTTTAGCTATTTTAGTCAATCAAAAGCTAAAAGGCATGAACCTATTTCGCGCTGCCTTTTATACTCCGGTAATTATCTCTATGGTGGTTGCCGGAATTGCCTGGCGATGGCTTTATGCAGAAAATGGATTATTCAACCAAGTCTTAACCTATTTGAATTTACCAACAATTCCTTGGTTAACCAGTCCGGATTGGGCAATTTTTAGCGTGATGGTGGTGACTATTTGGAAAGGATTGGGCTATTATATGGTCATCTATTTAGCCGGATTGCAAAGTATTCCCAATGACCTCTACGAAGCGGCAGCAATTGATGGTTCCGATGGCATGATGAAGCATTGGGATATTACGCTGCCGCTGATGAAACCTTATTTATTTCTGGTTTCAGTGATTTCTGCGATCGCAGCCACGAAAGTTTTTGAAGAAGTTTATGTGATGACTCAGGGCGGCCCGAGAAACAGCTCTAAAACGTTAGTCTATTATGTTTACGAACAAGCGTTTCAACGATTGGAAATTAGCTATGCCTGTACGATTGGTTTGGTGTTGTTTTTGGGGATTATGGGATTATCGATTTTGAATTTAATGAGCGATCGGGCTGTTCGGTAG
- a CDS encoding CesT family type III secretion system chaperone — MTPDNINSVLGQRFGDRLTQVNPTSWQINQDELRLLVLLSEDQSWLIALVTIAPLPEAQPFLEEILNANFETTQETRYALHQGVLWGVYRHRLDSLLEAEFTDAIAHLLELQEQGLDRFFQAQVEKQIRAIIQASKAQGQTLETTLQTLTRFYEEGIMGELSQNAAQRERILGAWRAQLERLWPEVNG; from the coding sequence ATGACTCCAGACAATATTAACTCTGTCCTCGGCCAACGATTTGGCGATCGCCTCACCCAAGTTAACCCCACCTCCTGGCAGATAAACCAGGATGAGTTGCGTTTATTAGTTTTACTTTCTGAAGACCAGTCTTGGCTCATTGCTTTGGTGACTATTGCGCCACTTCCGGAAGCTCAACCCTTTCTGGAAGAGATCCTCAACGCCAATTTTGAAACAACTCAAGAAACGCGATATGCTCTGCATCAAGGGGTATTGTGGGGAGTCTATCGCCACCGACTCGATAGCTTGCTGGAGGCTGAATTTACCGATGCGATCGCGCACCTGCTTGAATTGCAAGAGCAGGGATTAGACCGGTTTTTTCAAGCCCAAGTAGAAAAGCAAATCCGTGCCATTATTCAAGCCTCGAAAGCTCAAGGTCAAACCTTAGAAACCACGTTGCAAACCCTGACTCGGTTTTATGAAGAAGGAATAATGGGAGAACTCTCGCAAAATGCAGCCCAGAGAGAGCGCATCCTAGGAGCTTGGAGAGCGCAACTGGAGCGTTTGTGGCCGGAGGTCAATGGATGA
- a CDS encoding metal-sensitive transcriptional regulator, with product MTHTESAPNSPSTEHHHHPHEPNSLHPHVHSQESLRQIINQLSRIEGHVRGIKNMVQQSTPCPDVLIQLAAVRGAIDRVSRIILDEHLTECIGRAATEGNIEEELEHLKAALDRFLPLAKKKSKTKKASQSQS from the coding sequence ATGACCCATACTGAATCTGCACCGAACTCTCCCTCCACAGAGCATCATCATCATCCCCATGAACCCAATAGCTTGCATCCTCACGTGCACAGCCAGGAATCCCTGCGACAAATTATTAATCAACTCTCCCGGATTGAAGGCCATGTTCGAGGCATTAAAAATATGGTACAACAAAGCACGCCCTGTCCGGACGTGCTAATTCAACTGGCGGCAGTACGAGGAGCGATAGATCGCGTTTCGCGCATTATTTTAGACGAACACTTAACCGAATGTATCGGTCGTGCTGCCACAGAAGGCAATATTGAAGAAGAACTCGAGCACCTCAAAGCAGCACTAGACCGGTTCTTGCCCCTAGCAAAGAAGAAAAGCAAGACCAAGAAAGCCAGTCAGAGTCAATCTTGA